In one window of Bdellovibrio bacteriovorus W DNA:
- a CDS encoding single-strand binding protein (COG0629 Single-stranded DNA-binding protein), whose protein sequence is MSVNKVILVGRLGADPEVKAIGSGSTVARLNVATSESWVKDGQRQERTEWHRITVWGKLAEICGKHLSKGRQVYVEGKLQTRQWEDQQGQKRYTTEIVASTVQFLGSAGAESTTSRSSGGSDDFNFQDFGPEPSFDSNDEIPF, encoded by the coding sequence ATGTCAGTAAATAAGGTCATTCTTGTAGGTCGCCTAGGTGCAGATCCTGAAGTTAAAGCTATCGGGAGCGGCAGCACTGTTGCTCGTCTTAACGTTGCAACTAGCGAATCTTGGGTAAAAGACGGCCAAAGACAAGAGCGTACTGAGTGGCACCGTATCACTGTATGGGGCAAGTTAGCTGAAATCTGCGGTAAACATCTTTCTAAAGGTCGCCAAGTCTATGTAGAAGGTAAACTTCAAACAAGACAATGGGAAGATCAACAAGGTCAAAAGCGCTATACGACTGAAATCGTAGCAAGCACTGTTCAATTCCTAGGTTCTGCTGGCGCGGAAAGCACTACAAGCAGATCTTCAGGTGGAAGTGATGATTTCAACTTCCAAGATTTCGGACCAGAGCCAAGCTTTGACTCTAACGACGAAATCCCTTTCTAA
- a CDS encoding putative sensor protein fixL (COG0642 Signal transduction histidine kinase), with product MYYTNGRLPRFHFFFAAITAIISALVIFGWIFQIRVLVQTHAETAPMVFNTAFGLFIYSISYILKRRTHYLLLRASSVIITILSLMTIAEYILGVRTGVDQFFVEPFFDSGINPVGRMSLSTCVSFLVLAVMGFTKKKNFTNQMILVVCSALLISFALIALFGYVLGFNSDYGWGSYSRMAMSTSTALIFMTCAFLWQVKTDTSAKTASKDVLYPFYAVFAGIVISMGIWQMLVAKDQERNRGVTLLKAESAKTNIDSNLVPFQKALQRMAARFAHESYPNRRVWEQDAAGYFDEFESVFRLVWSDNTNVAKWVYPYDEDSKWIIGRNLILPHRDIKKNTVEIYREFEDSMALTSKLSGGEPGFVFQTPSFKKDEFIGAISAVVLAQSFFESVIDLPGYSVEIWKGNTRIYSNSDVTSFFAREWRVSVSYDRLGVNWEIVVIPNVQEIRQNTSALPAFILFFSISISILFGVSLRFYIRSRDSEKKVKEALEWKRAGIDSASLLVVSSDLNGRIVEINAAAQATLEYSLLDLHRLPTSHHFFDSEEVRQFHSLALLEKNIAIHSSADFLKAIFALNLDKASEWTLISKSNRRHKVVLTISKIHGAQGEVTGYLSIMENVTQLREKEMLLAEQEEQLQISSRLASLGEMAAGIAHEINNPLTVIAGHASIIRRTLSQRPQGDEDLIKKVDSIESMVQRIAKIIKGLKFYAREPDDAELESVNFQVLMDDTLSFCEERFKKEGVELKLDIEPNLILRVQPYKITQVLLNLLNNSLDAVVGSPHALVEVSASSQGEDVEIRIRDSGAGIPAHIRKKIMEPFFTTKEVGKGLGLGLSISSGIVNAHQGTLTLDETSNATQFILRLPKNSNPSQLG from the coding sequence GTGTATTACACTAATGGGAGGCTGCCGCGATTTCATTTCTTCTTTGCAGCTATTACGGCCATCATTTCAGCCCTGGTTATTTTCGGCTGGATTTTTCAGATTCGAGTTCTAGTCCAAACTCATGCTGAAACGGCACCGATGGTCTTCAATACGGCCTTCGGTTTATTTATCTATTCAATCTCTTATATTTTAAAGCGACGAACGCACTATCTACTTCTTCGTGCAAGCTCCGTGATTATCACTATCTTATCTTTGATGACGATTGCTGAGTATATTCTGGGAGTTCGTACAGGAGTTGATCAATTCTTTGTAGAGCCCTTCTTTGATTCGGGTATTAACCCCGTGGGCAGAATGTCTTTAAGTACGTGTGTTTCATTTTTAGTTTTAGCTGTCATGGGATTTACTAAAAAAAAGAACTTCACCAATCAGATGATTTTGGTTGTGTGTTCGGCTCTTTTAATTAGCTTCGCGTTAATCGCATTATTTGGCTACGTCCTTGGATTTAATTCTGACTATGGATGGGGAAGTTATTCGCGCATGGCCATGAGCACTTCGACGGCCTTGATCTTTATGACATGTGCATTTTTGTGGCAGGTAAAAACCGATACAAGTGCCAAGACTGCCAGTAAAGATGTTCTCTACCCATTCTATGCAGTCTTTGCGGGAATAGTTATTTCAATGGGTATCTGGCAAATGCTTGTCGCAAAAGACCAAGAGCGAAATCGTGGTGTTACTTTGCTTAAGGCAGAGAGTGCTAAGACAAATATTGATAGCAATCTGGTTCCCTTTCAAAAGGCCTTACAAAGAATGGCTGCGCGTTTTGCGCATGAGTCCTATCCCAACAGAAGAGTATGGGAGCAGGATGCTGCTGGATATTTCGATGAGTTTGAATCGGTTTTTAGATTGGTTTGGTCCGATAATACAAATGTAGCAAAATGGGTTTATCCCTATGACGAAGATTCAAAATGGATTATAGGAAGAAATCTCATTCTTCCTCACAGAGATATTAAAAAGAATACGGTTGAGATTTATCGAGAGTTTGAAGACTCAATGGCATTGACCTCGAAATTATCTGGTGGAGAGCCTGGGTTTGTTTTTCAGACGCCATCTTTTAAGAAGGATGAGTTCATAGGAGCCATTTCAGCAGTGGTCTTAGCTCAATCATTTTTTGAGTCAGTGATTGATCTTCCAGGTTACAGTGTTGAGATTTGGAAAGGTAATACACGCATTTACTCCAACAGCGATGTGACAAGCTTCTTTGCCCGAGAGTGGAGAGTGAGCGTGTCGTACGATCGCCTAGGAGTGAACTGGGAGATTGTAGTTATTCCCAACGTTCAAGAGATCCGGCAGAATACTTCGGCTTTGCCAGCATTTATTTTATTTTTCAGTATCAGTATCTCGATTTTGTTTGGCGTTTCGTTGCGATTCTATATTCGATCCAGAGACTCTGAGAAAAAAGTAAAAGAGGCCCTAGAATGGAAAAGGGCAGGTATTGATAGTGCTTCCTTGTTGGTGGTCTCATCTGATTTAAATGGGCGAATTGTAGAAATCAATGCGGCAGCTCAGGCCACTTTGGAATACTCTCTTTTGGATTTACATCGTTTGCCAACGTCCCATCATTTTTTTGACTCTGAAGAGGTGAGGCAGTTTCACTCATTAGCTCTTTTAGAGAAGAACATCGCAATTCATAGTTCTGCAGATTTTTTAAAGGCGATCTTTGCTTTGAATCTAGATAAAGCTTCTGAGTGGACTTTGATTTCAAAATCAAATCGACGTCATAAAGTTGTTCTGACAATTAGTAAAATTCATGGGGCGCAAGGCGAAGTGACGGGTTACTTAAGTATTATGGAGAACGTCACTCAGTTACGTGAAAAAGAAATGCTTCTTGCTGAACAGGAAGAGCAACTGCAGATTTCATCGCGCTTAGCTTCTTTAGGGGAGATGGCTGCTGGAATTGCTCATGAGATTAACAATCCTCTGACAGTGATCGCGGGGCATGCTTCGATTATTCGTAGAACCTTAAGCCAGAGGCCGCAAGGGGATGAAGATCTTATCAAAAAAGTGGACTCCATTGAGTCCATGGTGCAGAGAATTGCAAAGATCATCAAAGGATTAAAGTTCTATGCACGAGAGCCGGATGATGCTGAGCTTGAGTCCGTAAACTTTCAAGTCCTTATGGATGACACTCTATCTTTTTGCGAAGAGAGATTTAAAAAAGAAGGTGTGGAGTTAAAATTAGATATTGAACCGAATCTGATTTTACGAGTTCAGCCTTATAAGATCACCCAAGTTTTACTGAATCTGTTGAACAATAGTTTGGATGCTGTTGTTGGCTCCCCACATGCTCTTGTCGAGGTGAGTGCGAGCAGTCAAGGGGAAGATGTTGAGATCCGCATTCGCGACTCTGGCGCGGGGATTCCTGCGCATATTCGCAAGAAAATCATGGAGCCATTCTTTACGACGAAAGAGGTTGGTAAGGGATTAGGATTGGGGCTCAGTATTTCTTCTGGGATCGTCAACGCCCATCAAGGAACTTTGACACTGGATGAAACCAGTAACGCAACTCAGTTTATTTTAAGACTGCCTAAAAATTCCAACCCCAGCCAGCTCGGATAG
- a CDS encoding hypothetical protein (COG0194 Guanylate kinase), whose amino-acid sequence MKTRLIIVAAPSGAGKSSFVERISREDSRLEDIITFTTREMRGGESQGQPYNFITKDEFESRIEQGFFVEWARVHTNFYGTSGESIENAWKAGRCAIMDIDIQGVQTFKSKYPDAKTIFILPPSIEELRRRIAKRDGKMPADIEVRMANAEKEIAVAETFDFQVINDNFENSYAKFKKLIEELLT is encoded by the coding sequence ATGAAGACACGTCTAATCATCGTCGCAGCCCCGAGTGGCGCCGGAAAAAGTAGTTTTGTCGAAAGAATTAGCCGCGAGGATTCGCGCCTAGAGGACATTATTACGTTCACAACCCGAGAAATGCGTGGCGGTGAGTCTCAAGGACAGCCTTATAACTTCATTACAAAAGATGAGTTTGAGTCGAGAATTGAGCAGGGCTTCTTTGTGGAGTGGGCAAGGGTTCATACGAATTTCTACGGAACATCTGGGGAATCCATCGAAAACGCGTGGAAAGCGGGTCGCTGTGCGATAATGGACATCGATATTCAGGGTGTTCAGACGTTTAAGAGCAAGTATCCGGATGCGAAGACCATTTTTATTCTGCCTCCTTCTATTGAGGAACTGCGCCGTCGAATTGCCAAACGCGACGGTAAAATGCCGGCAGACATCGAAGTTCGCATGGCCAACGCTGAAAAAGAGATCGCAGTGGCAGAAACCTTCGATTTTCAGGTAATTAACGATAATTTCGAGAATTCCTACGCTAAATTCAAAAAACTCATTGAAGAATTACTAACTTAG
- a CDS encoding putative DNA-directed RNA polymerase, omega subunit (COG1758 DNA-directed RNA polymerase, subunit K/omega) gives MARVTVEDCLEKVPNRFALVLMVSKRAKQLLKGSEPTVSTRSNKYIVSALREVAIGNVGYLEAMSNNEAISQIEKDLNK, from the coding sequence ATGGCTCGTGTAACGGTTGAAGATTGTTTAGAAAAAGTTCCTAATAGATTTGCTTTGGTTTTGATGGTTTCAAAAAGAGCGAAGCAATTGTTAAAAGGTTCTGAGCCAACTGTCTCTACTCGTAGCAATAAATACATCGTGAGTGCTCTTCGTGAAGTGGCAATCGGTAACGTAGGTTACCTTGAGGCGATGAGTAATAATGAAGCCATTTCTCAAATCGAGAAAGACCTTAATAAATAA
- a CDS encoding hypothetical protein (COG1561 Uncharacterized stress-induced protein), which yields MKSMTGYGTAKVQNKDVSVDVSIRAVNGRFLESRFHIPREFASFEGDLKKILGQTLLRGTVDVFVSRRVKNVANKAQVTVNDALAKKYASAYKHLSKSLGMNFDARLEVFARLPDVIKVEETYELVSGEEKILKKAFQDACKNCDRERIREGQALRKDLQKLLISLEKQVKIISNLRTQANVQLQEKFEQKIRARLKGSEIDPNRLSQEIVIQLEKADINEELTRLAEHIKNYRQMVGSQAAEGKKLDFYTQELLREVNTIGSKSQVAKITQAVVEAKTLIERLREQVQNVQ from the coding sequence ATGAAAAGTATGACAGGTTACGGCACGGCAAAAGTGCAAAATAAAGATGTATCAGTTGATGTAAGTATTCGCGCTGTGAACGGACGCTTTTTAGAGTCGCGCTTTCATATTCCGAGAGAGTTTGCTTCGTTTGAAGGTGATCTTAAAAAGATTTTAGGACAAACGTTGTTACGCGGAACCGTGGATGTCTTTGTTTCTCGCAGAGTTAAAAATGTGGCGAACAAAGCGCAAGTGACGGTGAACGATGCTTTGGCTAAAAAATACGCCTCAGCTTATAAGCATCTTTCTAAATCTTTAGGGATGAACTTTGATGCAAGACTTGAAGTCTTTGCAAGGTTGCCAGACGTTATCAAAGTTGAAGAGACCTATGAGTTAGTTTCTGGCGAAGAGAAGATTTTAAAGAAGGCATTTCAAGATGCTTGTAAAAACTGTGATCGCGAACGTATTCGTGAAGGGCAGGCACTTCGTAAAGATCTACAAAAACTTTTAATTTCTTTAGAGAAACAAGTGAAGATTATCAGTAACTTGCGAACTCAAGCGAATGTTCAACTTCAAGAAAAGTTTGAGCAGAAAATTCGCGCTCGCTTGAAGGGGAGTGAGATTGATCCTAATAGATTGTCTCAAGAAATTGTCATTCAACTTGAAAAGGCCGATATTAACGAAGAACTTACACGCTTAGCAGAGCATATTAAAAATTACCGCCAGATGGTGGGCTCACAAGCCGCAGAAGGTAAAAAGTTAGACTTCTATACGCAGGAGCTTCTGAGAGAAGTAAATACGATCGGCTCAAAGTCTCAGGTAGCCAAGATCACTCAAGCTGTGGTAGAAGCGAAAACTCTGATTGAGAGACTAAGAGAACAGGTGCAAAACGTTCAATGA
- a CDS encoding hypothetical protein (COG2911 Uncharacterized protein conserved in bacteria), with protein sequence MDKLRSLLKLIRESKGKIFLMVVSALVFAFMIFPFDDLTDLISSQVSKLSRNTVYLQFDNLNVSLVPAPGVDMENVYIESIRFPGISAKELNIKPSISGLIQQQPFGSVSAKGILKGDIDIRVSKASKTENGIERQKLEVTAKRVSLNDIREIANLPVLLKGQVNLTSTAIVDLTFQEQPDIELDLTIQQFELPPSNVETMMGPLTLPDLKLTSVELRGRLAAGRFVIENGTLGKPGDELYGTIKGNIALNLSNRGGQIIPQAGAYNFDIDLRTKKSLQDRAALFLSFIDGYKTNTSEGAQYKFRVSATNPMMPPNIGNAR encoded by the coding sequence ATGGATAAGTTACGCTCCCTCTTAAAATTGATTCGCGAAAGCAAAGGTAAGATCTTCTTAATGGTGGTCTCCGCCTTGGTCTTTGCCTTTATGATATTTCCCTTCGATGACTTAACCGATCTAATTTCCTCGCAAGTTTCTAAACTTTCGCGCAATACGGTTTACCTTCAATTTGATAATTTGAATGTCAGCTTAGTTCCGGCGCCTGGCGTGGATATGGAAAACGTCTATATCGAATCTATTCGCTTCCCGGGCATCTCAGCCAAAGAATTGAATATAAAACCCTCCATCTCTGGCCTTATCCAACAGCAGCCTTTTGGTAGCGTTTCTGCTAAAGGAATTCTCAAAGGCGACATTGATATCCGAGTCAGCAAAGCCAGCAAGACAGAAAATGGGATTGAACGACAAAAGCTAGAAGTCACCGCAAAGAGAGTCTCTTTAAATGACATTCGCGAAATCGCAAACCTTCCAGTGCTTTTAAAGGGTCAAGTGAACCTTACAAGCACTGCGATTGTAGATCTAACTTTTCAAGAGCAACCCGACATTGAACTCGATCTAACGATTCAACAATTCGAATTGCCTCCTTCGAACGTAGAAACAATGATGGGCCCTCTCACTCTTCCCGACCTAAAACTCACTTCTGTAGAGCTACGTGGTAGATTGGCGGCAGGCCGCTTTGTTATCGAAAATGGTACTCTTGGAAAACCAGGTGATGAACTCTATGGAACAATTAAGGGAAACATTGCCCTGAATCTTTCTAATAGAGGTGGACAGATCATCCCCCAAGCTGGTGCCTATAACTTCGATATCGACTTAAGAACCAAAAAAAGCCTGCAAGACCGTGCTGCATTATTCCTCAGCTTTATCGATGGCTATAAAACAAATACGAGCGAAGGCGCTCAATATAAGTTCCGCGTTTCTGCTACAAATCCGATGATGCCCCCAAATATTGGCAACGCGCGTTAA
- a CDS encoding hypothetical protein (COG3047 Outer membrane protein W) produces the protein MKKIFLSAFTFFFFYSPWVNATTIHAVKDSKALINLEGAIVEVGDEFFIIDAETKKRSGILRISQVKPNKALGLIIKGRASKGQTLQAKARSSISADVTPEMIQKGTTPTAPTSSGSNGGYLRVLKSSYGILGGLSSNSMSANVSYNDPIGLVQSNVDMKGNGLAVGGFYDYIVSSDIIARGYVGLDQFSVKGTSNEPACQKSNDCNAEILYLATYGHLKWYPMKTKMRPWVGAGLGYLLAVSKSSNALKNVSSSQVMSLAGGLDIQRSRREYIPISLEYTMYPPSSTVKAGSISIRAGWGWNF, from the coding sequence GTGAAAAAAATTTTTCTTAGTGCTTTCACATTCTTTTTTTTCTACTCGCCATGGGTAAATGCAACCACCATCCATGCCGTGAAGGACAGTAAGGCTCTAATAAACCTTGAAGGAGCAATTGTTGAAGTTGGCGACGAGTTTTTTATAATTGATGCTGAAACTAAAAAACGCTCCGGCATTCTACGCATCTCACAAGTAAAGCCCAACAAAGCACTCGGCCTCATCATCAAGGGCCGTGCAAGTAAAGGGCAAACTCTGCAAGCTAAAGCTAGGTCCTCTATCAGCGCTGATGTCACGCCAGAGATGATTCAAAAAGGAACGACTCCAACAGCTCCAACTTCTTCTGGTAGCAATGGCGGCTATCTACGTGTACTTAAATCTTCCTATGGAATTTTAGGCGGTCTGTCGTCTAACTCTATGTCTGCAAATGTCTCTTATAATGATCCTATCGGCCTTGTACAAAGCAATGTCGACATGAAGGGCAATGGCCTTGCTGTCGGCGGCTTCTATGATTACATCGTCAGCTCAGATATTATTGCTCGCGGATATGTGGGCTTAGATCAATTCTCTGTAAAGGGAACATCCAACGAACCTGCCTGCCAAAAAAGTAATGACTGTAATGCCGAGATTCTGTATCTGGCTACCTATGGACATCTTAAATGGTATCCGATGAAAACAAAGATGCGACCTTGGGTGGGAGCAGGCTTAGGATATTTACTTGCCGTTTCAAAATCCAGCAACGCTCTTAAGAATGTCTCTTCATCTCAAGTGATGAGCCTTGCCGGTGGCCTTGATATTCAGCGCTCTCGTCGCGAATACATCCCTATCAGTTTGGAATACACGATGTACCCACCTTCAAGCACCGTGAAAGCCGGCTCCATTTCTATCCGAGCTGGCTGGGGTTGGAATTTTTAG
- a CDS encoding DNA mismatch repair protein MutL (COG0323 DNA mismatch repair enzyme (predicted ATPase)) has protein sequence MQIPLMSIQILSPEVVDQIAAGEVVERPAHLVKELVENSIDAGATSVHVEYFDGGRTVKVSDNGRGMSPEDLQKSLQRFATSKISKTDDLWALRTFGFRGEALASIASVSRLTLTSRQAGAEQAHQIISEYGKVTFSEKVGGSFGTSILVENLFQNTPARLKFLKSDSAEHTVIKTTLKAMALSHPHVELRIQENGKLISFWPSCDNRKDRVEQVLEIKPLFVGEAEREYVKAYAVFADPHNVAKTSKNIWLFAQNRWIQDRSLQAAVNEAYRSLLMHGEFPIAVVWVEVDPAHVDVNIHPTKSQVKFQEPSLAFRAVAASLRNTLEVAPWLSRDQARLMRPEGGAVPNPFTENYPAAPTENLAFTDSTLGATQFQKKDFYFPSSNVKDNAVTYNALAESKASREDLYSAKSDLNQSYAAQATSPQESVESDESRTQENVMMPEEPRGYWSSLEVLGQANLTYIITQAKDKIVFVDQHAAHERVVYEKLMAAWRGGKMEIQDFLFPLAIDMSPEKVEALVSLADEIARLGVHIEPLGPGTVGVKAAPLMIKESILSSVLDKMAAEIVDQGGSYSLERAVGDICATMACHSVVRAGQALGLEQMRSLLRDMDAFPLSSFCPHGRPVSVEYPFYKLEKDFGRIV, from the coding sequence ATGCAAATTCCCCTTATGTCTATTCAGATTTTATCTCCCGAAGTTGTGGATCAAATTGCCGCCGGTGAGGTGGTCGAACGCCCTGCTCATTTAGTTAAAGAGCTCGTTGAAAACTCCATCGATGCTGGTGCGACGTCAGTGCATGTTGAGTATTTCGATGGTGGTCGAACGGTCAAGGTCAGTGATAATGGCCGCGGGATGTCTCCAGAGGATCTGCAAAAAAGTTTACAGCGATTCGCCACAAGTAAGATTTCAAAAACTGATGATCTGTGGGCTTTGCGAACATTTGGGTTCCGCGGAGAGGCATTGGCCAGTATCGCATCTGTCAGCCGTTTGACACTGACTTCTCGCCAAGCGGGTGCAGAGCAAGCTCACCAAATTATCAGTGAATATGGCAAAGTGACTTTTTCAGAAAAAGTCGGTGGCTCTTTCGGAACTTCTATTTTAGTTGAAAATCTTTTTCAAAATACTCCTGCTAGATTGAAGTTTTTAAAATCAGACTCGGCAGAACATACAGTTATTAAGACGACCCTAAAGGCGATGGCGCTTTCTCATCCACACGTTGAGCTGCGCATTCAAGAAAACGGAAAGCTAATCAGCTTTTGGCCTTCTTGCGATAATCGTAAAGACCGTGTGGAGCAAGTTCTAGAAATCAAACCTCTGTTCGTCGGCGAGGCCGAGCGTGAGTATGTAAAAGCTTATGCGGTTTTTGCAGACCCTCATAACGTCGCGAAAACTTCTAAGAACATTTGGCTCTTTGCTCAGAATAGATGGATTCAAGATCGTAGTTTGCAAGCTGCGGTGAATGAAGCTTATCGCAGTCTTCTCATGCACGGAGAGTTTCCAATTGCAGTGGTTTGGGTGGAAGTAGACCCAGCACATGTCGATGTGAATATTCATCCAACAAAATCTCAGGTAAAATTTCAAGAACCTTCGTTGGCGTTCCGAGCAGTGGCAGCTTCTTTGCGTAATACTCTGGAAGTGGCTCCGTGGTTGAGTCGAGATCAAGCTCGCCTTATGCGCCCTGAAGGGGGAGCCGTTCCGAATCCATTTACTGAAAATTATCCTGCAGCTCCGACAGAGAACCTAGCTTTTACGGATTCAACTCTGGGGGCGACGCAGTTTCAGAAAAAAGATTTTTATTTTCCAAGTTCTAACGTCAAAGACAATGCGGTTACTTATAATGCATTGGCTGAATCTAAGGCTTCACGGGAAGATCTCTATTCAGCAAAGAGTGACTTGAATCAAAGTTATGCTGCGCAGGCGACTTCGCCTCAAGAGTCTGTTGAAAGTGACGAAAGTAGAACGCAAGAAAACGTCATGATGCCCGAAGAACCGCGTGGTTACTGGTCTTCTTTAGAAGTTTTGGGGCAGGCAAATCTCACTTATATTATTACTCAAGCAAAAGATAAAATCGTCTTCGTGGATCAGCATGCTGCCCACGAACGAGTTGTTTATGAAAAACTCATGGCAGCATGGCGAGGTGGAAAAATGGAGATCCAAGATTTCTTATTTCCATTAGCTATCGATATGTCTCCTGAAAAAGTAGAGGCTCTGGTAAGTCTAGCGGATGAAATTGCAAGGCTGGGGGTTCACATTGAACCACTTGGGCCAGGCACTGTCGGAGTGAAAGCAGCGCCGTTGATGATTAAAGAATCTATCTTAAGTTCGGTTTTGGATAAGATGGCTGCTGAAATTGTTGATCAAGGCGGAAGTTATTCTCTTGAGCGAGCTGTTGGAGATATCTGTGCCACGATGGCCTGTCACTCGGTGGTGAGAGCAGGGCAGGCGCTGGGGCTAGAGCAGATGCGCTCACTTCTTCGCGACATGGATGCATTTCCATTATCAAGTTTTTGCCCTCATGGACGGCCTGTGAGCGTCGAGTATCCATTCTACAAACTTGAAAAAGATTTTGGTCGTATCGTCTAA
- a CDS encoding hypothetical protein (COG0324 tRNA delta(2)-isopentenylpyrophosphate transferase) codes for MQSSERRIVFVQGTTASGKSDWALRLAQKFNGVVINCDSIQVYKKLDIGSAKPSIEERSLLPHYLFDYVDAPVEMTAGQYARNFEEVLKQIPETAPIFVVGGTGFYFMAIEKGMYPVRSVSEGLRQAVEQEMNQEGGPEKLWKELLEKDPEYASKLHVADHYRIGRAIELIRSEGRSVTEVQNEFKNQKSHFPYPLLKVAPRWERERLSERIDQRTQKMLSAGLIEEVQSLLDEGLGQWAPLQSVGYREVLEYLSGKISREELAPLISQGTRQLAKKQRTWFQRDSEILWFDGEHGWADLESRVEEFLGSLTQ; via the coding sequence ATGCAATCTTCTGAGCGACGTATTGTATTTGTTCAAGGGACCACCGCTTCCGGTAAATCAGACTGGGCACTTCGACTTGCGCAAAAATTTAACGGGGTCGTGATTAATTGCGACTCTATTCAGGTCTATAAGAAGTTAGATATAGGATCTGCAAAGCCAAGCATCGAAGAGCGTTCCCTTTTGCCACATTATTTATTCGATTATGTTGATGCACCGGTTGAGATGACGGCGGGGCAGTACGCGCGAAACTTTGAAGAGGTTTTAAAGCAAATACCTGAGACGGCTCCGATTTTTGTAGTTGGCGGCACAGGCTTTTACTTTATGGCCATTGAAAAGGGCATGTACCCTGTGCGCTCGGTATCAGAAGGGCTACGTCAAGCCGTAGAGCAGGAAATGAATCAAGAAGGTGGGCCTGAGAAGCTTTGGAAAGAGCTTCTTGAGAAAGACCCAGAGTATGCGAGCAAACTCCATGTCGCTGATCACTATCGCATTGGCCGAGCTATCGAGTTGATTCGTTCGGAAGGTAGGTCCGTCACCGAAGTTCAAAATGAATTTAAAAATCAGAAGAGTCATTTTCCATATCCTTTGTTAAAGGTGGCCCCTCGTTGGGAGCGTGAACGTCTGTCAGAGAGGATAGATCAGCGCACACAGAAAATGCTGTCAGCGGGGTTGATCGAGGAAGTTCAGAGTTTGCTCGACGAAGGTTTAGGGCAATGGGCTCCTTTGCAAAGTGTGGGATATCGAGAAGTTTTAGAGTATTTATCGGGAAAGATATCTCGGGAGGAGTTAGCTCCGTTGATATCTCAAGGCACTAGGCAGCTTGCGAAAAAGCAGAGGACATGGTTTCAAAGAGACTCAGAGATTTTATGGTTCGACGGTGAGCACGGTTGGGCAGATCTTGAAAGCAGAGTCGAGGAATTTCTAGGTTCCTTGACCCAATAA